The Allocatelliglobosispora scoriae genome contains a region encoding:
- a CDS encoding RNA polymerase sigma factor, giving the protein MAATDPDHAVQRAVTTAVETVWRIEAPRIIAALTRIVRDVGLAEELAQDTLVIALEQWPARGIPDDPGPWLMATAKHRAIDLVRRRVRYQEKLAEMGRELEIVPESEQDAIDEALDDHVGDDVLRLIFIACHPVLPTEGRTALTLRLLGGLSTEEIARAFLIADTTAGQRIVRAKRTLAAKRVPFELPPPGELPQRLSSVLEVIYLIFNEGYSATAGDDWMRPSLCEEALRLGRLLAGLMPTESEVIGLVALMELQASRLGAREGPGGEPILLGDQDRGRWDRLLIRRGLAAVARAAEIGGVVGPFVLQAEIAACHARARSTAETDWPRIVALYRVLVYIWPSPVAELNLAVAVGMAEGPAKGLQLADTIAASGALDNYPQLPAVRADLLERLGRDAEARSEFARAAALTRNTRERELFLIRSER; this is encoded by the coding sequence ATGGCGGCTACCGATCCTGACCACGCGGTCCAGCGAGCCGTCACGACAGCCGTCGAGACGGTCTGGCGCATCGAGGCACCGCGGATCATCGCGGCCCTGACCAGGATCGTCCGCGACGTCGGGCTCGCCGAGGAACTCGCACAGGACACCCTCGTGATCGCGCTGGAGCAGTGGCCCGCACGCGGGATTCCCGACGATCCCGGCCCGTGGCTGATGGCGACCGCCAAGCACCGGGCGATCGACCTGGTCCGCCGCCGGGTTCGCTATCAGGAGAAGCTCGCCGAGATGGGGCGGGAGCTGGAGATCGTGCCGGAGTCCGAGCAGGACGCGATCGATGAGGCGCTCGACGATCATGTCGGTGACGACGTACTGCGGCTGATCTTCATCGCCTGCCACCCGGTGCTGCCGACCGAGGGGCGGACCGCGCTCACCCTGCGCCTGCTCGGCGGACTCAGCACCGAGGAGATCGCCCGGGCGTTCCTCATCGCCGACACCACGGCGGGGCAGCGGATCGTCCGGGCCAAGCGGACCCTCGCGGCGAAGCGGGTCCCCTTCGAACTGCCGCCGCCGGGCGAGCTGCCGCAGCGGCTCTCCTCGGTCCTGGAGGTCATCTACCTGATCTTCAACGAGGGCTACTCGGCGACCGCCGGGGACGACTGGATGCGGCCGAGCCTCTGCGAGGAGGCGCTGCGGCTGGGGCGCCTGCTCGCCGGGCTGATGCCGACCGAGTCCGAGGTGATCGGGCTGGTGGCGCTGATGGAGCTGCAGGCGTCCCGGCTCGGAGCCCGGGAGGGCCCGGGTGGCGAGCCGATCCTCCTCGGCGACCAGGACCGGGGCCGCTGGGACCGGCTGCTGATCCGGCGCGGGCTCGCCGCCGTGGCGCGCGCCGCGGAGATCGGGGGTGTCGTCGGGCCCTTCGTCCTCCAGGCCGAGATCGCCGCCTGCCATGCGCGGGCCCGCTCGACGGCGGAGACCGACTGGCCGAGGATCGTCGCGCTCTATCGGGTGCTGGTCTACATCTGGCCGTCGCCGGTCGCCGAGCTCAACCTCGCCGTCGCGGTGGGCATGGCCGAGGGGCCCGCGAAGGGTCTTCAGCTCGCCGACACGATCGCCGCATCGGGGGCGCTCGACAACTATCCGCAGCTCCCCGCCGTTCGCGCCGATCTGCTGGAACGACTCGGCCGGGACGCGGAGGCGCGCAGCGAGTTCGCGCGGGCCGCCGCCCTGACCCGCAACACCCGCGAGCGCGAGCTCTTCCTGATCCGGTCCGAGCGCTAG
- a CDS encoding YciI family protein has product MRYLVILKAQQPDGPPPAELMAAIEALGVEATNAGVLLDVGGLAPSAAGARVELSGGRLNVVDGPFAEAKEMISYAVYQVRSKDEVVEWASRFMKVHRDNWPGWEGDSVISKVFGPEDFAPQQ; this is encoded by the coding sequence ATGCGTTATCTCGTCATTCTCAAGGCGCAGCAGCCGGACGGTCCGCCGCCCGCCGAGCTCATGGCGGCGATCGAGGCGCTCGGCGTCGAGGCGACCAATGCCGGTGTCCTGCTCGACGTCGGCGGCCTCGCCCCCAGCGCGGCCGGAGCCAGGGTCGAGCTCAGCGGGGGCAGGCTCAACGTCGTCGACGGCCCGTTCGCCGAGGCGAAGGAGATGATCAGCTATGCGGTCTACCAGGTCCGGTCCAAGGACGAGGTGGTCGAGTGGGCCAGCCGGTTCATGAAGGTCCACCGCGACAACTGGCCCGGCTGGGAGGGCGACTCGGTGATCTCCAAGGTCTTCGGACCGGAGGACTTCGCTCCCCAGCAGTAG
- a CDS encoding DUF998 domain-containing protein produces the protein MTTTTAPTATCDPAIAVTRSLLGYGILAGPFYVVVSVTEALTRSGFDPTRHAWSMLSNGSLGWIHIANFVLTGLMTLAFAIGLRRALGTGAASTWAPRLIAVYAISLIAAGALRADPGNGFPAGTPAGPGPMSWHGTGHFLAGFIGFTSLIVACFVLARRFAADGETRWAWSAWIVGVLFGLGFIAVAAGGGASWSILAFTAAVIMVCAWLAAVALHTYRQAAPQL, from the coding sequence ATGACGACCACCACCGCACCCACCGCCACCTGCGATCCCGCGATCGCGGTCACCCGCTCGCTGCTCGGCTACGGCATCCTCGCCGGCCCGTTCTACGTCGTCGTCTCCGTCACGGAGGCACTCACGCGGTCGGGCTTCGACCCCACCCGCCACGCCTGGAGCATGCTCAGCAACGGCAGCCTCGGCTGGATCCACATCGCCAACTTCGTCCTGACCGGCCTGATGACGCTGGCCTTCGCGATCGGCCTGCGCCGCGCGCTCGGCACGGGCGCGGCAAGCACGTGGGCCCCCCGCCTCATCGCGGTGTACGCCATCAGCCTCATCGCCGCCGGCGCCCTGCGGGCAGACCCCGGCAACGGTTTCCCGGCCGGCACCCCGGCGGGTCCGGGACCGATGAGCTGGCACGGCACGGGGCACTTCCTCGCCGGGTTCATCGGTTTCACCAGCCTGATCGTGGCCTGCTTCGTCCTGGCCCGGCGCTTCGCCGCCGACGGCGAGACCCGCTGGGCGTGGAGTGCTTGGATCGTCGGCGTCCTGTTCGGCCTCGGTTTCATCGCGGTGGCCGCGGGCGGCGGCGCGTCCTGGAGCATCCTCGCCTTCACCGCAGCCGTGATCATGGTCTGCGCCTGGCTGGCAGCCGTGGCCCTCCACACCTACCGCCAGGCCGCCCCCCAGCTCTAG